The DNA window GGCAGGCGCGCAAAGTTTAACTGCCTTCAAGCAAAACAAAAAATGGGGTTTCAAAAAAGGCGAAAGTATAGTCATAGAACCGCAGTATGATTCCACGTATGGATTTGATCAAAGCGGACAAATAGCCTTAGTAGGAAACATAAATCTGAACAAGAAAAGCATCAATCCGCTCACCAAAGAAATAAAATACGAGTGGAACTTCTTTTACATCACTCACAAAAACGAAAAAATTTACGTCAAAAAATCTGAGACCGATTCAACATCTGATATAACGGTTAGCAAACAAACCCCACAACTTTACCTGCACGACAAAAACGCCTTTGCTGCCACCATTAATGGCAAAAAATATTTAGTCAGTAAAAAAGGAAAAAGCATTTTAAATATAGCTTACGACAACATTAATTTCACCAAAGTTCCGGGATTTTACAGTGTAGAAACCAAAGACCCGAAAAACGGACAAACATTAGTAGGCATAGTAAATGACAAAGGCGAGTATGTGATACAGCAGCAATATTCCAAAATCAGCATCAATACCTACGACTCCGTCATTTATTGTTGCACCGCCGGCATTAAATTTAACGGCAGCGACGATGCTTATAATTATAAAGGAACAAAAATTCACACCAGTGCCAAGCACATTCATGCCATGGGTAAAAACTTTGCCATTTACCGTTTATTTGAATCGGAGAACGCCTATGTATCGCATGATTTAAGCACTGGTAAAGAAAAAACGTTAAAAGTTGAATGGTTATATTACTTAAAGAACGATCGTTTAGTAATTTTGGATGATGATTGGTTCTTTTACGATTTAAAAACAGACAAGCGTTTTCCTATAGACGGAAGACTCGTTAAATATTATAAACTCGATGAATAAAATTAAAGTAGCCATAAACGGCTTTGGTCGTATAGGCCGTTGTTTTTTCAGGATCGCCAATAACGTACCTGAATTTGAAATTGTAGCCATCAACGATTTAACCGATGCCAAAACACTCGCGCATTTATTAAAATACGACAGTGTGCACCGCGCCTTTTTAGGCGAAGTGAGTTACGACGAGCACCACCTCATTGTAAACGGTAAAAAAATTAAAATCACCGCCGAGAAAGATCCAAAAAACTTACCATGGAAAGCCTTGGGCGTTGACTTTGTAATGGAAAGCACCGGACATTTTTTAGATAAGAAAAGCGCGCAACTGCATTTAGATGCGGGCGCAAAAAAAGTTATTCTATCGGCTCCCGCCAAAGACGACGACATAAAAACAGTAGTGCTTGGTGTAAACGATCATTTGTTAACCAAAGACGATGTCATTATTTCCAACGCGTCGTGCACCACTAACTGTGCTGCGCCCATGTTAAAAGTGTTAGAGCAATTCACCATTGAAGAAGCCTATATCAGCACCGTGCATTCTTATACCGGCGATCAACGTATACACGACGCGCCGCACAAAGATTTAAGAAGAGCCAGAGCAGCCGCCATGAGTATCATTCCCACATCAACAGGCGCAGCCAAAGCCATCACCAAAATATTTCCGCATTTAGAAGGAAAAATTGGAGGATGTGGTATGCGTGTACCTGTGCCCGATGGCTCCTTAACTGATATTACCTGTGTACTCACAAAAATTCCGACTGTAAAAGAAATAAATGCAGCCTATAAAAAAGCAGCAGAGACTGATTTAAAAGGCATTTTGCAATACACCGAAGATCCTATTGTATCCGTTGATGTAATTGGCAATCCTTATAGTGCCGTGTTTGATGCAGATTTTACAAGTATCGTTGGAAATTTGGTGAAGATAATTGGGTGGTACGATAATGAATGGGGATACAGTAACAGGCTCGTTGATTTGATTATTAAAATGAACAATTTGAAATAACAGCCATTGCCGGGCGCTAAAAATGTGCACTGCACATTTTCTTTACGCTGGCAAGGTACGATAATGAATGGGGATACAGTAACAGGCTCGTTGATTTGATTATTAAAATGAACAATTTGAAATAACAGCCACAATCAAATAAAAAACTAAAGCCATCGTAACAACGGTGGTTTTTTTTTGGCGGGCGGCCGGGCTGTCGCTACTCGCCGTGGTTATGCTAAAGCATAATTCGTACCTCATTAGCTTTAGCACCACGGGCTCAAACACGCCTGCCCGACTACCATTGAACAAACATTCCATTACAAATTCAATTTCTTCACCCCAAAAAATTAATGTAGGTCAGGCGGGCCTGCCCGTATCTCTCCGTAGCGAACAAATTGTACACATCGTGCTACGTTTTATAGCAACAACATTCATTTTCATTTTCTAATTTTACATTTATTACTGCAGGATGTTTTCTGAAGGTGATCCGGCGGCGCTGATTAAGAAGGGTGTTTTTTAAAATTTATTTTTACAAAAAATGAAAGAAGTAACATTAAGTAAGATGTTGCATCGCGATAAGGCGTGCGTAAAAATTGTTTTTGAGCGGGATGAAAATCTGAATATTCTCATTAAAGAAATTCCCGGGGTCCGGTGGAGTAAGACACACATGTGTTGGTATGTGGTACATTATGAAAAATCAATAAGCGATTTATTTAAACATCTAAAAGGCCGTGCCTATTTAAACTACCGAGACTTAAAAGAAAACCCGTTAGTGGATGAGGTATTATTCATTAAAAATCCGCCTGCGGAAAAACATTCAAAAACGATTTTGCACAACGAAATAAGTTCAGAAACTTCCGTAAAAATAAAACTCTTCAAACAATGGATGCGTTCGCGGCGTTACAGCGACAATACTATCCTTACTTATTGTGATGCCCTTTTAATTTTCTTACGCTATTACAGAGACAAAAGTATTTACGAAATAAGTAATGAGGATTTGATTTTATTTAATAACGACTATATTTTACACAATAAACTATCTTCATCATTTCAGAATCAAATCATCAATGCGATAAAATTATTTTTCAGTACCATAGAGAATAAGAAATTAAATCCGGAATTAATTCATCGTCCGAAACGCCCCAAAGCTTTACCCAATGTATTAAGTAAAGAAGAAGTCAAAATGATATTAGAAGCGCACGGCAACATTAAACACAAAGCCATGCTTTCTCTGATTTACAGTTGCGGATTGCGCCGGAACGAGTTATTGAATTTGCGTTTAAAAGACATTGACTCTAAAAGAGGATTAGTAATTGTGCGGCAAGGTAAAGGACGCAAAGACAGAATAGCTCCTCTCTCTCCAAAAGTATTGGATTTGTTGCGCGAATATTTCAAGGCCTATAAACCGAAAGAATGGTTGTTTGAAGGGCAAGGCGGCAAAGGTCAATATGACGAACGGAGCCTCGCCCTTGTACTAAAACAAGCACTAATTAAAAGCAACATCAATAAACCGGTAAGTTTACATTGGCTGCGTCATAGTTTTGCCACCCATTTATTGGAGAACGGTACCGATTTGCGTTATATACAGGAAATATTAGGACATAGCAGCAGTAAAACTACTGAAATATATACACACGTAAGTAATAAGAGCATTCAAAAAATTGTTTCGCCATTTGATACTTTATAAGGGCGTCGCAAGATGCGACACCTTGAAGGATTGTAAAAGCAGAACTCAATATCAAAATAGAAAGATATATCTAAGGTGTCACAAAATGTGATACCTTAAAATTGAAAGATATTCAAAATACAATTAGAATATATGAAAGAGAAGAAAGATGGAATATTACCGGATGAAGTAGTATTAAACAAAATTTATTTACTGAGGGAAGAAAAAATAATGCTTGACAAAGATCTTGCCATATTATATAATGTTAAGCCCTTTCGTATGCGTGAACAGGTGAAGCGTAATGCTATTCGGTTTCCGGAACACTTCATGTTTCAGCTGACTAATGTAGAGACAGAAATCATGGTATCGCAAAATGCGATACCATCCGTTAAGCATCTGGGTGGCCATTTACCTTATGCGTTTACCGAACATGGCGTATTAATGCTAGCTAACGTGTTAAAGAGTGAACGAGCTATCAATGTAAGTATTCAAATCATTGAATTATTTGTAAAATTGCGTAAGTTCAATATTAGTTATGAGGAATTGCGTCGTGACATGGAAAGAATCAAAGAAAAGGTGAGCAATCAGGATAAGAATATTGAGCTTGTATTTAGTTATATTGATGAGTTAACTCAGAAGAAGGAAAAAAGAAAGCCAAAAAGACGTATAGGATTTAAATAGGATATAAAATTGAGAAAAAATGACTAAATTAGCATTAACGATAGGGCAGGTAAACTACCCCAAGCCTACCAAATACGTCGGCTTAGAGAAGTAAAAATTCCCCTATAAACAAGTTAGTGGCAAGCTTGACAGAAATTAATGAGCAAAGAAATATCTTCTAAAATTATTGGTCAATTAAGACAAAGCGACCAATTTGAGGACTGGTGGACAAGCTCACCAATTGCAATTCCATTTTTAGACAACGAAAAGTTCCCAATTACTTTCATGGACTTTCAGCCTGACCATGATGCAACCTTTATTCACGAAGCGGACAAAGCTTTGAAATATTTTTTAGAATTAGATTTAAATTATAAAAAAGAGATTTCAAGTTATGTATACAAAAATTATCAAGACTTTGTTGGTGTTGCGAACGACAGTGGGTTTTCCGTAGTTCAAATCAACAACCGTGACGATATTTGGCAAAATATAGACATAACTGAAATATATGTTACTCGCCGACCATACAACGACAAAGACATTTATATTGTTCTTTCAGGCGGTTGCACATGGGAAGAAGAGCATGGCATACAATTAGTATTCAGACAAGGTAAAAAATTAACAAGGGTTAGCGACAACGACGGACATTTAACTGAGGCGGATGCATATGGCAAACCTGACAACGAAGACGAGTTACTATCACAATTTTAAAGCCAGCCACTAACACCACATTTACGCTATGCGGGCGGACACGGGTTATCGCTTCAGCCGCAAAGCCTGCTACGCAGACAGAATATTTGTTGCGGCTTTCGCTAAAAAACATTTATCTTTAAATATAGTTTTTCGGGTATAGACAGTTGACGGCAATAAACCGCACAGCGTAAATCCGGGGAACGTTATAACTAAGCCGCCGGGACAGGCAGACTAAAAAAATGGACGACGCCAAAGACATAGCAGCTCGTGTAGAAAGAAAGCTCAACGAGCAGACATCTGAATTCAACGTGCTTCGTGACAGAATTTTGGCAGTAATAGGTTTTACTCTTGCTTTACTGACTTTAATTTTTTCTTCGCTCGAAAAACTTAGTCAGACAATCAATCTAATTCTTGCTGTTCCCATATTGTTTAGCCTTATCTTTCTTGCAATTCTTATTTATGCGCTAATAACAAACCCGATCAGCAGAGGCATGGACACGGTATTAATCAAAGAACTCATTGAAGATGAAAACAAGACAGAAAACGATTTTTTTCTTCACGACATTTCATACAACCTCGACTCCTTTAAAGACAACGCACCAAAACTCGAAAGACTAAGAAGTCGATTAAATTGGGCATTGGTAATTCAGGCATTTGTTGCAATCTTTTTCGGACTTTGTACATATTTTAATAACATATAAAATGGCTAAACAATCAAAAGGTAAATCGTCGACAAACTCAACAAAGAGTACTTCTAGTAAATTGCCGACAGTTAACAAGTCTCGCGTTGAAAAATTCAGCAAAGGCGGACAAGTTGGCAAGAAGAAGAAATAATTTTTCTTTCTCTTAAATATTAAATAAGGTGACTATGTGCAAGCGGACATAGACAGAAAAACTATGTGCGGCGGCCAAGTTATAACAGCACCTACTTGCAATTTTTTGCGGGTTAGCGCTCAAATGCGTAACTTGACATAGCAAAAAACTGCAAGTAGCTGCAAAACGTTATAGGTAATTGGGCGGACAAAATTGATAACGAATGGCATTCAGACTAATCTTCATACTTAAACTCACCTTACTTCTTTCTACAAATTTATTTGGACAATCATGCAAGGATATTGCTTACGATAGTATAAAAGTTAAAGGACAAATTATAAAATACAAATTATTTAAAAGTGGTTCGCACTTTGACCAAAACAAAAATAAAATCTATGACGGTGAAATTGTACTACCAAATTTTACAATCGACTCTGACAAATCTCAACTTGAAGACATTCTTAATCGAATCGGAATAAAACACAAAATAAAAGAGTTCACCGCATTTGAAGACTGTGATGCCTTGAATATTTATCATTCTTCTTTAGGGATTAACAAAGGTGCGACTAGAGGACGTATAGGCACTTTTAAGCTTGACTGGTAGACTAATTGACAAAACGTATCGACCTTTATGTCGCCCAACAACCTATAACAGCGTGCAGCCGTCACCTGCGGACAGCGACGCACAAGCCTTCGCTACTCTCACGCACGGACACATTAATGTTTGCGGCAGTCGGCGCGCGGCTGCGGGCTGACAAATTTATTGCCGGCGCCTAGCAACTAACATTGGGACGGAGGTAAAATTTTTATTTGTATCTTTAAGTAAACGTTCCGGTAGCCGCAAAACATTAACGTCGGCTGCACGCGGAACGTTATAACCAATGGCGGCGGACTTTCGCTCCGTAGACAACTTTACGGTAGACAAAAAACT is part of the Bacteroidota bacterium genome and encodes:
- a CDS encoding ORF6N domain-containing protein — protein: MKEKKDGILPDEVVLNKIYLLREEKIMLDKDLAILYNVKPFRMREQVKRNAIRFPEHFMFQLTNVETEIMVSQNAIPSVKHLGGHLPYAFTEHGVLMLANVLKSERAINVSIQIIELFVKLRKFNISYEELRRDMERIKEKVSNQDKNIELVFSYIDELTQKKEKRKPKRRIGFK
- a CDS encoding site-specific integrase, with the translated sequence MCWYVVHYEKSISDLFKHLKGRAYLNYRDLKENPLVDEVLFIKNPPAEKHSKTILHNEISSETSVKIKLFKQWMRSRRYSDNTILTYCDALLIFLRYYRDKSIYEISNEDLILFNNDYILHNKLSSSFQNQIINAIKLFFSTIENKKLNPELIHRPKRPKALPNVLSKEEVKMILEAHGNIKHKAMLSLIYSCGLRRNELLNLRLKDIDSKRGLVIVRQGKGRKDRIAPLSPKVLDLLREYFKAYKPKEWLFEGQGGKGQYDERSLALVLKQALIKSNINKPVSLHWLRHSFATHLLENGTDLRYIQEILGHSSSKTTEIYTHVSNKSIQKIVSPFDTL
- the gap gene encoding type I glyceraldehyde-3-phosphate dehydrogenase; the protein is MNKIKVAINGFGRIGRCFFRIANNVPEFEIVAINDLTDAKTLAHLLKYDSVHRAFLGEVSYDEHHLIVNGKKIKITAEKDPKNLPWKALGVDFVMESTGHFLDKKSAQLHLDAGAKKVILSAPAKDDDIKTVVLGVNDHLLTKDDVIISNASCTTNCAAPMLKVLEQFTIEEAYISTVHSYTGDQRIHDAPHKDLRRARAAAMSIIPTSTGAAKAITKIFPHLEGKIGGCGMRVPVPDGSLTDITCVLTKIPTVKEINAAYKKAAETDLKGILQYTEDPIVSVDVIGNPYSAVFDADFTSIVGNLVKIIGWYDNEWGYSNRLVDLIIKMNNLK